TTTATTTCGACTTTCTTTATCGGAAGTCTCTTTTAAGTCTTGAATTCTTGCCTTCACATTTGTGAATTGTATTATTTTAACAAAGTCGCTTACTTCTCGTAATCTCAATAATTTTTTTGCTTCACTTTGTTCATTTTCTAATGAATTGCTATAATCATTCGCTTGAGTTCTAAAACTTTCAAAAATTATCCAACACCACTCAAGACGTTTGCTATTATCAATTATGTCAATATATGGGTTTGGATTAAGAAGGTCATTTTTTCTGCTTTCTAAGGCCTTCATAATTCGATTTAATTCGGATTTTATTCTATCAGAAATGTTGTTTCTTAGGACAATAAGCCTTTCTAAGTCTGAATGAAACTTTGAATAAAAAGTATCTTTATTAAACTGTAATTGAGTATCAACGTTATGTTTTATAGTTACTATTTCAGCAATCAACACTTCAATATCCTTTTCCAGTTTCTCAGATTCTTCATCAAAATGACTTTCAAGTTCTTTCCACCTCTCTTCTGATATATCATTACCACAAAAAGAACATTGTTCAAGCTTATCTTTGTGTAATGCTCGACCTTCTTTAACCCAACGATTTAAAATTGCATCTTTTAGAAGTTGTTCAATTTTGTTAGAGCTACTAATTGATTTGGTGACTAAGACTTTAGCCTTTGTATTTATGGTATATAAATCTAAATTCGGTTTAGCAATTGCTCTAATATCAGGATTCGCTCTTTCATACAGTAAGTTAGATTTTATTGTCACTTCATCATCTGTAAGAGGTTGAAATGAGCCTTTTAAAACAGATTCTATATCAATCGTAAGTTTTGCTTTTGTGTAGTTTTGGTCACCAAACCTCTCTGACCTGTATTTTATACCTGTGCTTCTATCCAGTGCTTTAGAAGTTAGTTGCTGTTCTAATTGATTGTTTTCAGCATGATAAGTTTGTAGCGCTGTACTTGCTATTGAAGCAGCATTTTTTAGTTCAAGATAAAATCCACTTTCCTCACCATCTTCATTATTCCCTAAGTCATCCCTAAGTTTGTGAATTTCACTTTCAATAGTTGCATTTCCTCCAATTATTGCAAATGGGGTAATACTATCATCTGAATTAACAATAAATCGAAGATTCTCTTTTACAAAATCCTCGTTAAATACCCTGATTTTCTTGCCGTACGTTGCTAAATTATCCTGTGTTGCATCTGCTAAGCCTTTAATGCAAACTTCAAATTGAGGATTTTCATATTTCTCGGAAATAATACCTGTTTCTAATGCCCTGACGATTCTTGATAAAGTCGTTTTGCCAGAATAATTACGTCCGTAAAGAATATTTATGGGTTTAAATAAAACCCTCGTCTCGAATATTTGTGTCCCAACTGAAGTTTTGAAAAACCGCAAGGTTATTTATTGACTTTAACTTTGTAATCATTGCATTATCAGATTATGGTGGCGATTTTTATCATTGCCTATAACAACCAAAAACACCGTCATCTATAGGATATACCCGCACTGCACGCATGTTTAAAACCCCTAATTACCACGTAACTTCCATTTACACAAAACTTTAAAACATTCAAAAACAAATAAACCACCTCCACTACCCCCACCCCAATAAACTTTCCCAACAGCACAAATTACTTTCCGAAAGACCATCAATCCGAAAATTTTGCACCATCTGCACTTTGGCAGTTTGTTCAAAATAGTGAATGGGCAGATAACATTTTGAGGCTCATGTGAGGGGTGGAAGTAGAAAACAGGGTTGATGGTGCGGAATGGAGCTTTACCATTATCAGCCGTTAGGTATTTTTACCTATAAAATTGAGTAAAAATACCTAATAGCAGCAAGTCAGTTTAATGGTCACACTCGTAAACAGAGTCTACTCTTAGTGCTTAAGCTGATGTGTTAGCGCATTAATATTATTACTGATGCTACTGTAAACTGCGATATTCTTACGCAAGTAAAGTACATTTGACCATGACCCAAAGTGAACTGAACTGGCAATTAAAGGAAGCCCTGCAAAACATCGTTGGCAACACGGCTGAGATCGATGCTTTCGTTAAAAGTCTGTCGGTCACGCAGGTGGCTAAATCCGATTTTCTGATCAAAGCGGGCGATAGGTGCCCGAATATCTATTTTGTAAATGAAGGGATCTTCCGTACGTTTCTGGAGGTTGAGGATCGGGAGATGAATACAGAGTTCTTCTTTGAAAACAGCTTTGCAGGGGCTTTTACAAGCTTTTTGCTGGAGACCCCAACTTCGCTCAACATCCAGGCGTTAGAGCCGGCCATGGTTACAGTTATTCCCAAAACGCTGCTGGAAGGGTATTGCAAAACCAACCCTTGCTGGTATGCTTTGGGCAAACATATTTTCGAACAGGAATTCATCAAAAAATGCCGGCGCGAAAGTGAGTTTCTACAGCTTTCCGCCAGGGAAAGGTACCTGAACCTGATCGATCAATACCCACAAGTAGAGGATCGCATTGCCGGGTATCACATTGCTTCTTTCCTGGGTATTCAAGCCGAATCCTTGAGCCGGATCAGGTCAGGGAAGCTGGCATAGATTAACATAGATCAATGACTATATTGCTTCACACAGCTTTACTTTAAACCAAAAAACGATGGACAAAAGAGTAAAATTTGATTTTGAATTTTTCTTCACCAATGGCGGCAGCATCAAAGGCGAAGATTTCAGGCTGGATATTGCTGGCAATGATATCAGTGACAAGGAACTGGCAGATTATATCATCGAAGATATGCGCCTGCTTATGGTGGGTGAAACCCGCATACTCAACAAGGAGATCATCACCGAACCTCACAAAAGAAAACCCATCGACCAAAACACAGGCAAGCCGCTACTCATCGACCTCAGCCATACCATCGAAGACGGGTTAGTGACTTACAAAGGCCTTCCCGCCCCGGTTATCTGCGACTACCTCAGCCGGGAGGCATCCAAAGATATCTATGAAGAAGGCACGGAATTCCAGATCGGTAAAATAGAAATGGTCTCAAACACCGGCACGTACATTGACTGTCCTTTTCACCGCTACGAACACGGCAAAGATCTTTCGGAAGTATCATTAGAAGCCTTCACTGACCTTGATGGCATAGT
This region of Fulvivirga ulvae genomic DNA includes:
- a CDS encoding AAA family ATPase, which produces MRFFKTSVGTQIFETRVLFKPINILYGRNYSGKTTLSRIVRALETGIISEKYENPQFEVCIKGLADATQDNLATYGKKIRVFNEDFVKENLRFIVNSDDSITPFAIIGGNATIESEIHKLRDDLGNNEDGEESGFYLELKNAASIASTALQTYHAENNQLEQQLTSKALDRSTGIKYRSERFGDQNYTKAKLTIDIESVLKGSFQPLTDDEVTIKSNLLYERANPDIRAIAKPNLDLYTINTKAKVLVTKSISSSNKIEQLLKDAILNRWVKEGRALHKDKLEQCSFCGNDISEERWKELESHFDEESEKLEKDIEVLIAEIVTIKHNVDTQLQFNKDTFYSKFHSDLERLIVLRNNISDRIKSELNRIMKALESRKNDLLNPNPYIDIIDNSKRLEWCWIIFESFRTQANDYSNSLENEQSEAKKLLRLREVSDFVKIIQFTNVKARIQDLKETSDKESRNKQAIEQKIHQQIAQIEDKERLMNDEEKGALKVNEYLNNFFGHDFLTLQALEEADKKIRFEIVRDGKKAHHLSEGECSLIAFCYFMAKLEDVETKGSKPIIWIDDPISSLDSNHIFFVYSLINAEIIAKEEFEQIFISTHNLDFLKYLKRLPSALNKNKSAYFLISRENENSIIRIMPRYLKEYVTEFNFLFHQIHLCATADADDERRHNLFYNFANNTRKFLEAFLYYKYPNATDQIEKLTKFFGDNRQASAMTDRINNEFSHLEGLFERSMTPIDIPEMKKTAKFILDKIKDKDNEQYEALLLSIGVEIETEQE
- a CDS encoding Crp/Fnr family transcriptional regulator, with the protein product MTQSELNWQLKEALQNIVGNTAEIDAFVKSLSVTQVAKSDFLIKAGDRCPNIYFVNEGIFRTFLEVEDREMNTEFFFENSFAGAFTSFLLETPTSLNIQALEPAMVTVIPKTLLEGYCKTNPCWYALGKHIFEQEFIKKCRRESEFLQLSARERYLNLIDQYPQVEDRIAGYHIASFLGIQAESLSRIRSGKLA
- a CDS encoding cyclase family protein, translated to MDKRVKFDFEFFFTNGGSIKGEDFRLDIAGNDISDKELADYIIEDMRLLMVGETRILNKEIITEPHKRKPIDQNTGKPLLIDLSHTIEDGLVTYKGLPAPVICDYLSREASKDIYEEGTEFQIGKIEMVSNTGTYIDCPFHRYEHGKDLSEVSLEAFTDLDGIVIRVPHDKSKAITREHLQNYEVRNRAVLIHTGWDKHWNTESYYEYNPYLTQEAAEYLVSCNVKLVGIDSLNIDDTRGKSRPVHTALLGAEILIVEHLCNLELLPDDGFTFSAIPPKFKGVGTFPVRAMAKLKR